A stretch of Hydractinia symbiolongicarpus strain clone_291-10 chromosome 9, HSymV2.1, whole genome shotgun sequence DNA encodes these proteins:
- the LOC130657268 gene encoding uncharacterized protein LOC130657268 — protein sequence MLKWRRKSAGNILDEVDGEKRNEHEKKEDRFSRSYNEAEILSSLASDSPFEDLMLEDVYKRFAEQHKKESPLTVEEAFIVSPSSKTRRAKPERRISPASLPSIEEGNENDELASIADSGICDDDFDFEVENRYRNNNQNITKKSYFEPLKNPDDEEFLKVNHDDEGDLLASINEELHKRSDHQKQDFLQQARQLSQEFLTKLDKKETKGEKIRPSSICLDNDERPSHIETVLQSSPPPFLPLQTSSPSDIDIKNKQIFSRLKLKADLHNPMLNSSGSATEDITQIELPSSLMSSMLWNGETSTRPPSTIDIYQTMPPNRYPKRNKDFMTQLTSQPEEEGKQRKNTKEFKVNLDVNHYAPEEILVTLEDGKLVVNGKHFSESEYGFESCQFHRRYPIPVGIKKTDIKSRISEDGILTITGKMSPPQVKAKPKVKARISRYDNVDSGPQSPTQREPASPVSLPSPTNNSPPTSPEFRRDSPDGSPSSPLDIELAKNNITQREAQDNDFFEVDENTYVLKVTCTSYNPEDMEVRVSGRELIIRGRQKFNQIEDGHERIRHKEFTKRFSVPRNADVDTITSRFTNKDILIIEVKKFNNSRER from the exons ATGTTAAAGTGGCGACGAAAAAGTGCAGGTAATATTCTCGATGAGGTTGATGGCGAGAAGAGAAATGAACACGAGAAAAAAGAGGATCGTTTCAGCCGAAGTTACAACGAAGCTGAAATTTTGTCTTCACTCGCCAGCGATTCACCTTTTGAAGACTTAATGCTGGAAGATGTTTACAAAAGATTCGCGGAGCAGCATAAAAAAGAGTCGCCTTTGACTGTCGAGGAAGCCTTTATCGTATCGCCTTCTTCTAAAACGCGTCGAGCAAAACCCGAGAGGCGAATTTCACCTGCAAGTTTGCCCAGCATTGAAGAGGGAAACGAAAACGACGAATTGGCATCAATTGCCGATTCAGGAATATGTGACGACGATTTTGACTTTGAAGTTGAGAACAGGTATAGAAACAATAACCAAAACATAACTAAGAAATCGTATTTTGAACCTTTAAAAAACCCGGACGATGAAGAGTTTTTAAAAGTCAATCACGACGATGAGGGAGATCTGTTAGCAAGTATTAATGAGGAATTGCATAAAAGAAGCGACCACCAAAAACAAGACTTCCTACAACAAGCTCGACAACTTTCACAAGAATTCCTTACAAAACTTGATAAAAAAGAAACTAAGGGGGAGAAAATCCGTCCCTCTAGTATATGCTTAGACAATGATGAAAGGCCAAGCCATATTGAAACTGTTTTGCAAAGCTCTCCTCCACCTTTCTTACCTTTACAAACTTCCTCCCCCTCAGATATAgacatcaaaaataaacaaatctttAGCAGGCTAAAGCTCAAAGCTGACTTACACAATCCAATGTTAAATAGTAGTGGTTCCGCAACCGAAGATATAACGCAGATTGAGTTGCCGAGTTCACTAAT GTCAAGTATGCTATGGAATGGTGAAACTAGTACCAGACCTCCTTCAACAATAGATATTTATCAAACAATGCCACCCAATCGCTATCCAAAACGAAATAAGGATTTTATGACTCAGTTAACCAGTCAACCAGAAGAAGAGGGTAAGCAAAGAAAGAACACAAAAGAGTTTAAGGTGAACCTGGATGTTAATCATTACGCTCCTGAAGAAATCTTAGTTACGCTGGAAGATGGTAAACTTGTTGTGAACGGAAAACATTTTTCCGAATCGGAATATGGTTTTGAATCTTGCCAGTTCCATCGACGATACCCGATTCCAGTTGGGATTAAAAAAACGGATATCAAATCCCGAATCAGTGAAGATGGGATTTTAACAATAACTGGTAAAATGAGCCCACCGCAAGTCAAGGCGAAACCAAAGGTGAAAGCAAGAATATCTCGATATGACAATGTCGATAGCGGCCCTCAGAGTCCAACCCAACGTGAACCAGCGAGTCCAGTATCTTTGCCATCACCAACCAACAACTCGCCACCAACAAGTCCGGAGTTCCGTCGCGATAGCCCGGATGGATCACCATCAAGCCCGTTAGATATCGAACTTGCGAAGAACAACATCACTCAAAGAGAAGCACAAGACAATGATTTTTTTGAAGTTGACGAGAATACCTATGTTCTTAAGGTCACGTGTACAAGTTACAACCCTGAAGACATGGAAGTGAGAGTTTCTGGTCGCGAGCTTATTATTCGTGGTAGGCAGAAATTCAACCAAATAGAAGATGGCCATGAACGCATTCGACATAAAGAATTTACCAAACGTTTTTCCGTTCCGAGAAATGCTGACGTCGACACAATTACGTCACGCTTCACAAACAAGGACATTCTAATCattgaagttaaaaaatttaacaattcacgcgaaagataa
- the LOC130657269 gene encoding tRNA (guanine(6)-N2)-methyltransferase THUMP3-like, whose amino-acid sequence MDEAETVTIICSCIPGFETVVLAECKEKLGIQASKDIRGRIKLDISMADILKLLNLRSVHHYYVVVEHIDEFLNGSETQEELVSKFAALSGNVNWEKALKTWKIFKVHRQAKCKGNDKEQNANGERKKPKFDTDENVADKNYAEIDPIAAKEMLSFRVTATRTGTHQFTSMEAATHIGGGINDLLLWKVDLKHFDIEVVSNILDNSITLGVQLTKDSQSLRNITHFGPTTLKANISYCLLQLAGIQNGDIVCDPMCGGGSISIEGSISSAASFHVAGDNHEVAVQYAQDNFEAVCGGQKDLALTNFTLPFSVLRWDVYQLPLRTGCVDRIVTDLPFGKKIGSKERNVFLYPNALREMARICRPSGKAVLLTQHRQAMGRALGRTSWWKVQEKRMINMGGMNVTVYVLGRTADKYVAHDSTK is encoded by the exons aTGGATGAAGCCGAAACAGTAACAATTATATGCTCCTGCATTCCTGGTTTTGAGACTGTGGTACTGGCTGAGTGCAAGGAGAAACTAGGCATCCAAGCGTCTAAAGACATCCGCGGTAGAATAAAACTTGATATTTCTATGGCAGACATTTTAAAACTCCTAAATCTTCGTTCGGTTCACCATTACTATGTTGTGGTAGAACATATTGATGAGTTTTTAAACGGTTCTGAAACACAAGAAGAATTGGTTTCTAAATTTGCAGCTTTATCTGGCAATGTGAATTGGGAAAAGGCTTTAAAAACTTGGAAGATATTCAAAGTGCATAGGCAAGCGAAATGTAAAGGTAATGACAAAGAACAAAATGCCAATGGCGAACGCAAAAAACCGAAGTTTGATACAGATGAAAATGTCGCTGACAAAAATTATGCGGAGATTGATCCAATAGCAGCCAAGGAAATGTTAAGTTTCCGTGTTACGGCCACACGAACTGGCACTCATCAGTTTACTTCCATGGAGGCGGCAACGCACATTGGGGGAGGTATTAACGACTTATTGTTGTGGAAAGTTGATTTGAAGCACTTTGACATTGAGGTTGTGTCAAATATTCTGGACAATTCAATAACACTTGGAGTTCAGTTGACAAAAGATAGTCAATCGTTGCGAAATATTACTCACTTTGGACCAACTACTTTGAAAGCTAACATATCTTATTGTCTTCTACAGTTGGCTGGTATTCAAAATG GTGATATTGTTTGCGATCCTATGTGCGGCGGAGGCTCGATTAGTATCGAAGGCTCGATAAGCAGCGCGGCTTCATTCCACGTGGCTGGCGATAACCACGAGGTCGCTGTACAATATGCCCAGGACAATTTCGAAGCAGTTTGTGGTGGACAGAAAGACCTGGCATTGAC AAACTTCACGTTACCTTTCTCCGTTCTACGTTGGGACGTGTATCAGTTACCATTGCGAACAGGGTGTGTCGACCGTATCGTGACAGACTTGCCATTTGGTAAAAAGATTGGAAGTAAGGAACGGAACGTGTTCTTGTATCCGAATGCTTTGAGAGAAATGGCGAGAATATGTCGACCTTCAGGAAAAGCTGTTTTGCTGACGCAGCATAGACAAGCCATGGGGAGGGCGTTAGGGCGTACTTCTTGGTGGAAGGTGCAAGAGAAACGAATGATAAATATGGGAGGAATGAATGTCACTGTTTATGTTTTAGGGAGGACTGCAGATAAATACGTTGCTCATGATTCTACTAAATAG
- the LOC130657266 gene encoding zinc finger protein 862-like encodes MMASLKTVRNWEREFKSKFDFDIVGGKVTTLRCQVCQRWESRIKNSTNFSRKWIAGTRSVTKDSVQKHTNSQQHKEAVELKKRSEMGAEVYAQSVLTTTPIGSGLRKMAASDKKNLRVKFNTAYYVAKKERPFSDYPDLLKLQLKNNVPKFGESYKHERAAATFTEHIAKVDKENLGKTLAKTRYYSLLNDGSTDTGICEQELVYVLYLHEGTALVKFLSIETPKCGDAPGILEAIDSAFQRIGILNFNQRLVGFNADGASVNMGRKKGVGALIKETAPWVEVVHCFNHRIELAIKDAFNTVKAFHDVDELLLKLYYLYQKSPKRLQGLRNFPEAFDETIPKPAKACGTRWIDHKFKAMVCALQNYGVYMTHVEELAITDSQPEKRAELKGFLKKWKEAAIPFNMAIYLDILSPIRRLSLSMQSDEHDPVKQVRRIQEFTATMAKLKIILLDTLDGSSDIMTHHKRFTDEVINDEDGSATYQNIKLFRYDIVNSSAETKYHDLIVRLADSMEERFENLSTSTIFKNIVCLLDVSTWPTTVTPTFGEDRIDEILLDFEKLLENNGCNVGEVKKEWISLQSHIIPIVINNPREYYLKVWKRVFTNEHIRKDCENILHIIEILLCTPFTNAKVERGFSRMARVKSDFRSHLSRDMLDACLRINEDGPDICNFDPDPVIDHWYTEKVRRLGSSSHKYPKKRKSTTTTSDRVQVDDLASLALSDIDSDEDEA; translated from the exons atgatGGCTTCGTTAAAAACAGTCAGAAATTGGGAAAGAGAATTCAAATCTAAATTCGATTTCGATATTGTTGGAGGCAAAGTGACGACATTGAG ATGCCAGGTGTGTCAGCGATGGGAGAGTCGCATTAAAAACAGTACAAATTTCTCCCGCAAatggatagctggaactcgtaGTGTGACGAAGGATAGCGTACAAAAACATACTAACAGTCAACAACATAAGGAAGCCGTCGAGCTCAAAAAAAGAAGTGAGATGGGTGCTGAAGTATATGCTCAATCAGTGCTCACAACAACACCTATCGGAAGTGGTTTACGAAAAATGGCTGCGAGTGACAAGAAAAACCTTCGCGTCAAATTCAACACGGCCTATTATGTCGCCAAAAAAGAGCGTCCTTTCAGTGACTACCCTGATTTGCTAAAACTTCAGTTAAAGAATAATGTTCCGAAGTTTGGAGAAAGTTATAAACACGAAAGAGCTGCTGCTACTTTCACCGAACACATAGCCAAGGTGGACAAAGAAAACCTTGGTAAAACTCTAGCTAAGACACGCTACTATTCTCTCTTGAATGATGGTAGTACGGACACAGGGATTTGTGAGCAAGAATTGGTCTACGTGTTGTACTTGCACGAGGGGACAGCACtcgttaaatttttaagtatcgAGACACCTAAATGTGGAGATGCGCCTGGTATTCTAGAGGCGATTGACAGTGCTTTCCAGCGTATTGGCATATTGAATTTCAACCAAAGACTTGTTGGTTTTAATGCAGACGGCGCTAGTGTAAATATGGGAAGAAAAAAAG gAGTTGGAGCATTAATCAAGGAAACTGCGCCCTGGGTCGAGGTTGTGCATTGTTTCAATCATCGCATTGAACTTGCTATCAAGGATGCGTTTAACACTGTCAAAGCATTTCACGATGTCGACGAGCTTCTACTGAAGCTTTATTACTTATATCAGAAAAGTCCCAAAAGGCTTCAGGGACTCAGAAACTTCCCTGAAGCATTCGATGAAACAATTCCGAAGCCTGCTAAAGCATGCGGTACTCGTTGGATAGACCATAAGTTCAAAGCGATGGTATGTGCTCTTCAAAACTACGGTGTGTATATGACCCACGTAGAGGAATTAGCTATCACAGATTCACAGCCTGAAAAACGTGCTGAGCTCAaaggttttttgaaaaaatggaaaGAGGCTGCCATTCCATTCAATATGGCTATTTACTTAGATATACTATCCCCGATACGTCGTTTGTCTTTGAGCATGCAGTCTGACGAGCACGATCCTGTCAAACAAGTTCGGCGTATCCAGGAATTTACTGCGACCATGGCcaaattgaaaataattttattagatACCCTGGACGGAAGTAGTGATATAATGACACATCACAAGCGCTTCACAGATGAGGTTATTAATGACGAAGATGGAAGTGCAACGTACCAAAACATTAAGCTTTTCCGATACGATATAGTAAACAGCAGCGCTGAGACGAAATATCATGATCTTATCGTTCGTCTCGCTGACAGCATGGAAGAGAGGTTCGAAAATTTGTCAACATCGACCATCTTCAAAAATATCGTCTGTTTACTTGATGTTTCAACATGGCCAACTACTGTCACTCCTACTTTCGGGGAAGATCGCATTGATGAAATTCTTTTGGATTTCGAAAAGCTGTTGGAAAACAACGGATGTAACGTAGgcgaagtaaaaaaagaatggatcTCTTTACAATCTCACATCATCCCTATTGTGATTAATAATCCTCGAGAGTACTACTTGAAAGTATGGAAGAGGGTTTTCACAAACGAACACATTCGTAAGGATTGTGAAAACATCCTTCACATCATTGAAATATTGCTTTGTACCCCATTCACGAATGCCAAAGTGGAGCGAGGCTTCTCCAGGATGGCGAGGGTGAAAAGTGATTTTCGAAGCCATCTCAGCAGGGACATGCTCGACGCTTGTTTGCGAATAAATGAGGATGGTCCAGATATTTGTAATTTTGACCCTGATCCAGTCATTGATCATTGGTATACGGAAAAAGTGCGACGACTTGGATCATCGTCGCACAAGTATCCTAAAAAGAGAAAATCTACAACTACAACAAGTGATAGAGTGCAGGTTGATGACTTAGCCTCACTTGCACTCTCTGATATCGACTCTGATGAAGATGAAGCATGA